The Myxocyprinus asiaticus isolate MX2 ecotype Aquarium Trade chromosome 4, UBuf_Myxa_2, whole genome shotgun sequence nucleotide sequence ACTGGACCAACACAACGTCTCTTGTCGGTTAAACCCACAGAAAATGCCACCCGATTCTCTAAAGAGTAACAAAGAATAtgtaagacatttaaaaaatataacactttatACAACAGCTAGTTCTGGTCCTCAAAATATGTGGCTGTGTTGTTATAAAGAGAGGCAACATGACATGGTTTCTTTTTCTATACTGTATGCTCTTAAAAACAGATTCATATACATCCCCAATTCTGAAAATGTTGTCACAGTaggaaaaatactaataaaaacaaaaatttgtgatttgtaaattatattcaccctttgctatattgaaagaactacaactacacattatatgatattttaatctgtgaatttcattgtttttgttttttaaatgtatagtaatttaaaatcagatgattgcaaaaaGCTTCTAAAAAGGTTGGGAGAGccgagtgttttccactgtgaaacatcaccatttgttctaataacacttatcaagcatttgggcactgatgacacaagtttgttaagtttagaaagttgaattttcccccattcctCCATTATGTAGGTATTTAGCTGCACatttgtacggggtcttcgttcccgtatggtgtgcttcataatgcaccacacattctcaattggagacaggtcaggactgtagGCAGGACAGTCTAGCACTCACACTCTCTACTCACACAGCCACGCACTTGTAATACGGGCTGTatatggtttgaagttgtcctgctggaaaatgcagggacatccctggaaaagatggtgctggatggcagtatatgttgctccaaagttTTTACATACCTGTCTGCATTCACTGTGTTCTCAGACTCTTTGGAACAAAAAACACAGTtgcactgttctactttccatctaagatgagacagagaccagagaagtcggcagcgcttctggacagtgttaatgtagggcttctgctttgcatagtaaagtcttaacttgcatctgtgggtGCAACGGCGAGTGgtttgactaacaaaggtttactaaagttatcccaagcccatgtacatgatatccattacagatgaatgacgttttttaagacagtgaggTGCATTCAGCAGTGGCTTTTgttttgccctttacgcaccgagatttgaccagattccttgaatcttttaaatatattgtgcactgtagagagtgaaatgcccaaaatccttccaatttgttttTGGGGAGCATTGTTCTctaagtgctggattatttgctgaagcatctcttggcaaactgacaagtctcgaatgatccttgctcttgaaggactaggctgtttttggaggctcctaatacagtatacagtactatgacacaattgcctcacctgtttaacatctcctgtttcacatcaccttgttatttcaactcgtcaaattgttattagtcttaaattgatCCTGTCTCACCTTTTTtagagcatgttgcaatcaacttaattgaaattactgtacattttcaaaaaaataaataaataaattcacaaggtaaaacatcatataatatgtagttgtagtgctttcaatatagcaaaggctgaatataatttacaaatcattcctttttgtttttattcatatttttcatactgtcacaactttttggaattggggttgtaagatACTTATAAGCATGACTGACACCtcggttccctgtctgtcactcactcgacgttgtgtcgatgtagtgacactaggggtcacccttgggggccccaaacacctctgatctttgagaaaaggccaatgggaattggcgagtggaattttcatgccactcccccggacatacgtgtattaAAGGAGctagcttgcaaccactcatttagattttctcttcggagccgagcggttgtattcagtgaggtgaattactctgccgatccattcacctcgaaatctgttggatttacggcgcattacagtggtttcaaccccctcgtgcaccggtggagtgcagagaacgcccctgggtgcttcagcagctaaaagagtatattcttctactaaaagagtatatttttccttctaaaagagtggcactcacagagagcgtctttttaaagatgtctttctgtttgtgtgtaattcctggttgcggtcgttacctctccgcttctgacggccacgatcactgtcttacatgcttgggcgctgcccacgcagagacagcattcgtggataggtcatgttctcactgcgagaacacgaccatggcaacgttgtggtcatggaaagccaccccagcggctccccgcctcggtccttctacctacgggtttgaggccgcatcggttagcactgggggcgatttggggaccccagtgggagccgctccaccgggtaactccacacggacctcccattccccagtacactcgttTTCCCCAGTCTATTTCTgtgatgagaccgccggctcgtctcagggcgagttcgcggtcTCATTCggtgctcgcgaagtggatgagctctcgattgcagcatcggacaGTGGGccggtccagtctgatgctgaggactcaactgggctcccaccttcgggtgcggtcgccagTCGCACGCCGATGCagagctggtggccatgcttgcccgggcggctgcgagcatcTGGTTGGAGTGGGGCCCTCCACTCCCCCATGAACCCTCGCAGCTtcagacccccagagatgcgccttcctgcaggagaggctggtggggtaGCTGtccccccaccttgagggtgtacatGGCCACTATGGTGGCataccacaatgcagttgacggtatgtatttagggaagcacgacctgatcatcaggttccttaaaggtgcgaggaggttgaatcctcccagaccgtgcctcattccctcatgggatctctctgtggtccttcagGGCCTGCGGGgtgccccgtttgagcccctggagacagttgagctaaaggcactctctttgaagactgctctcctgactgcactcacgtccatcaagagggtaggggacctgcaggcgttctctgtcagcgacacgtgcctggagtttggtctgggatactctcacgtggtcctgagaccccgaccgggctatgtgcccaagtttcccatgaccccgtttcgggatcaggtggtgaacctgcaagtgctgccccaggaggaggcagacccagccttgtcgttgctgtgtccactgcacgctttgcgcatctatttggaccgcacacagagctttagatgctctgagcagctctttgtttgacttggaggacagcagaaagggagcgctgtctccaaacagaggatcgcccactgggtcactgaatccatcgccttggcatatcacacccaggacgtgccgccccccttgggtctacgagcacactctaccaggagtgtggtggcctcctgggccctgaacaatggcgcctctttagcagacatctgcagagcagcgggctgggcaacatccaataccttcgcgaggttctacaatctccaggttgaactgctttcgtcccgtgtattgtcaggtacgaacaggtaagtgtacgggacaactggccggatgaaccgcttgcgcatagtgcctgatgtcggtgtcttccccttggggaCCGTACGACGCTTGTAGGAGCATTGGAGGTTACGTGACATCCAGGTGATctagctacgaggcacacagtggcctgcccgtctcgcactgccagacCACGTAACACAGTACAGCTAGTTGTGCCATTTCGTatatggacccctagtgtcactacatcgacacaacgtcgagtgagtgacagatagggaatgttctggttactttcgtaacctccgttccctgatggagggaacgagatgttgtgtccctcctgccacaatactgaactacccgctgaagtgaccgggaccttgtctcggctcctcagcacaaaacctgaatgagtggttgcgagccagcaccttttatacccgtatgtccgggggagtggcatgcaaattccatttgccaattcccattggccttttctcaaagatcagaggtgtttggggcccccaagggcgacccctagtgtcactacgtcgacacaacttctcattccctccatcagggaacggaggttacgaaagtaaccaggacgatttctaTTGTATAGTGACTGTTGAGCTCCATTTGTGCCCTTCATGTGTTACAATAAGTGCCAAAATACATTGAACTAAAGCTTCTGGTAGTTTTATTTTACCCAGCACTAAACTATTCAAAACAACCACAGCACTCTTTAAAATTTCCATAAAGATTCAAGAGTCAGTGCCCTTTGAGGTGATGTCTGCGCTCAGAGATAGTACATTTGTTCAGTGAGAGTCAGAGTTTGTGCTTTGGAGTACAGTACCTCTGATGTTCCTGAGTGTAGTCTGTGCACTTGTCAGCAAGTCCTCCAGTGAATTCAGACTAGAGTTTAAGTACTGCTCTAACTGCCATTTTTGTCTCTGCATCACACAACAACCACACGAGTTCTGGTCTGTCAGACATGCTAGTGAGAGAGAAATAGTAATATTAGTCCCACATTAACAaaattaatattgtttttttttttaaacagcctttTGAATATGCCCTGCTGTCTTTTgttgattgaacaaacagatagcctcaccccaaactcatgccagtGTTTTGTTGGGCTGGATGGGccgctcaaaacaaacatttttatagtgccacattgtgtttacagttttcaataaatgtaacttacaaatggcttacttataattgactctgtatattaagctgtgATAAAATAAAGTAGCCTATTTTAagactgaaaaagttacacacttcagctttaattaatataatatccACCCACTTCTAAAATTctgtgtatattttgtatatggtTGTAATTTATTTAGAAGCTGCTAGAAGGAGACCTGTAATAACTCTTACGATTGATGAGATCTGGAGCAAGAGTTTCTCCTGTTCCATCCCAGGAGTAGATCTGTCCCTGCCCCAGCACCAATGACAACACACAGAATAGCACAGCTACACCTTTTCATGATAAAATTGTTCACAAAGGGAAACAACACTGTCAATATCACATTTCTGATAACACAACTACACCACCTGTACAACTGCTCAGAGAAGACAGATATTAACATTTGGAACAGGAACAGAGAGTTATGAGACCAAAGGTTGACAAATCTGTCGCTAATAACtaacacaatttaaatatattgaaaataatattgtgCTACTGCCTCCTAAATATTAAAGAAGCTTATTCTTTTACatgtattatatattacattttacataatatatataatttctggATAAAAACAAATACCTACACTTTTATgaagttaaaataatttcatttatttttacaattaataagCTTCTATTAATtgcaataaatacaaatatactgtatatataaatataaataattgaaatatttcatttaaaataaaatattacctCCATAATGAATCTTACACATAAGCAAAAAGAACAATCTGAAATGTGCTAAGAAGTCTTCCTACACTGCATGGTTAACAGGTGCAATCAGCTACCAAGTTTGAAATAATAGGCTCCTACTCTCAGAATAAATCTACTACTTTTTGTTCAGAATAACCATTTTCTTACCTTTCATGTCTGAAGGCTGTTTCTGCTCTGTGTTGTGCTCTGCTTTATAGCCTCAGCACTCCACCTTCCTCTGTGTTAATTTATGGGGGagatttaagtgtgtgtgtgtgtgtgtgtgtgtgtgtgtgtgtgtgtgtgtgtgtgtgtgtgtgtgtgtgtgtgtgtgagtgagtaatTGTTTGTAAAGGGGAGCTTTACATCATTAATATGAATAAGAAGAAGGCCAGTATTCTTGGAGGTGGAAATCAGGTCCTGTAACTGTGACCTACTTCAGACGCACTGAAATACAAAACTCCACTGAGCTTTACACTACAATActgcacaacacatcaacacaatGAAACGCTCATTCAAAGCCATGACATGTAACATGATGAAACTGACCACAAGAATGAATCTCTAAGGAAGAACTGTTATCTGTTCCAAGCAATCCTTTCCCAGGAAAAGATTGCTATCTGTCTCTTGCCTCTTATTGATTTAAGCCCCAAAACACATATTCAAAGGAACACACCACACCTCTGCCCACAATAAAACCTAACAAAGTCAAAAATTGTGCAAAGCATCACATAACGTGTGTTGTAATAGAAGTCAAGTATTCCCATGTGGTATTTCTTAGTACATACTTTATTTGAGTCGACTCCAGTCCAGTGTTTACAGACTAATAGAGATCTCAGTGCAACAGAGCTAAGAAGCACAAAGACTTCACAATAAAGCTAATTTAGCCAGCAAATATATTAACCTTTAATTAGATTATAAAATTGAATGATATATTAATTTTAAGAAAGGCAAATGTGTCAAAGGCAAAAGTGCTTGTTACCACATGAAGATGAAGGTGCAATTTGATGCAAGTTTGTGAGACAGGTTTTCATGCAAGGTTTTAGCAAGAGatttgtttttagagaatagCTATAGCTGCTAATATGAAATCAGGAAGACTTCAGAAATACACATTATGTCATGCATAAAGCACTTTTCTCCTTTTATCCATTTCTCTCTCATTCGTCCTCTTTAACTTTGCTGTTGTATGTGTCTTGGCCTTTGTATGCTGAGACATATCCACTGGTATCCGGGATGTCTTCCCTCCCCACACGGCCTTTTCCTTTTCCTGATGCATCAAAGCGCTCCTTGTGAGAACCAGTATACTTACTGCTGTCTGTTAGCCTGTCCACAGCTGAGGCTTTTGCCACTTTCTGCTGACACAGAATTTGGGGTTTATACATGGCTGATAGGCTATTGTACTGAGAGAAACACTTAGTAATTGCTTAGTCTATAAAAAGAGGCTGTTATGATTGGCTGAAACTCACAGTGACACCAGTGTTGGTGGGTTCTTTGCCAGCAATAAGACCATAGAGAAGCTGTACTGCCTCCTCCTGGCTTTTCCCTTTAAAACGTTTGGGAGCCAACTCAGACATGGCTTGAGTGAATTGCTCAAACGTGACCACGCGTGCTGTCTTAGCcctaaaatgcataaaaagacacaaacatttaGACCATGTCATGCATACTGTatttatgcatatactgtattgtatattgttttgATGCATGcatgcgcgcgcgcacacacacacacacacaatctattGTAGTGCACAGGATGGAAAAATGCTTTAACAcaaaagttaaagctgaagtgtgtcaatTATGTGCCACTATcaacaccaaacagaattgcaaaaataaacattgttttcaaaaagccTACTGAATACGACCCCCTGTctgcactgttaaaaaaaaaaaatttaaaaaatctgttacaTTTACGGTAAAACAAAATAAGGTAACCATGTTTCAGTCTTTATGGGATGTACAGTAATTTCGATGCCTTTATATTTTATGGTTCActaatgtttatattattaaatgataaacataCAATACATACTAATCTTCTGGAACTttaaagtctgcttttcactttaaaatgtattgttaataaccatagtaactacaaaagacctcatgatgacttaaaattaatCAAGAGTGGCCCTTTCaagagcaataattaatacatgtagagacagtgcaaagtgttgtgacactaaaataatgcaattactaacattaactaaactgcatAATGTATAACATAGAACACCCCAATATaaataacatatttatttttattttttttaaagaggaaactatttgcataaaatatcataaaatgtGATAGGTTacacagggacttctgggaatgcccgattattgtttttcattgtaattttaacaatattttaccgtaaaagtacatgtaatctcttgttaaacaaaatatacatttttacagttagttatgctgtaaaattatacttttacatctacaaaaatgtatataaattataatgtattgtcttgataaatatattattattaactttttaCAATACATGTTAAGGTAATTACCATTAACAAATTATtgttcagcatttttacattgttttaccATTAAGATTAtggcattttttacagtgtgccgttgatcaaacaaacagtccTGCCCAcagctcatgccattggttgagtcaatgttgtgtcAGGCTGTCTGGTCGCTCTAACAAACAGCAGATATTTTTTGCGCCTCAAAGACAGTGttcagtggcgattttaggggccacccctgaaatctcattggccactctgtggccaccccagaactgattagtagttcatcatgttcatcaacacaagaacgaagaaccagtagaaacacctgtcaatcaaagatgacatcttaggtcatttgttgatttagagccacactgacccagggtcagttttatatttctgactatTATAGTAGTGGGGGGACTGAAGCTGTGtaagctgatctttgatcagtggggggaggggcaggccgcgggtggccaggcaggtgccgcaggtcgcgggcagcgggcgccaggtctggattataacggtcggtcagaagcacgaagctgacacgagctagcgtctacctccaacttccaatgagttgacgacgtcgatttgtggtcaaaaagaaagctgttatttgagaggtatgttcatctaatctatcgtttaatttatcccgaatttccatgtgaatgtgaaaacattttttcattgttacagtagctaggttaaagagtaagctagaccctacaccaca carries:
- the LOC127431725 gene encoding tubulin polymerization-promoting protein family member 3-like; protein product: MAEGSGEVSLAEVETAFRKFAIHGDTKATGKEMNGKNFVKLCKDCKVIDGKNLTSTDMDIIFSKVKAKTARVVTFEQFTQAMSELAPKRFKGKSQEEAVQLLYGLIAGKEPTNTGVTKVAKASAVDRLTDSSKYTGSHKERFDASGKGKGRVGREDIPDTSGYVSAYKGQDTYNSKVKEDE